The Bemisia tabaci chromosome 8, PGI_BMITA_v3 genome has a segment encoding these proteins:
- the LOC109035473 gene encoding uncharacterized protein, with protein sequence MAAKDKLAQFKSSGNPGYEVGTEYLTPILGISALFGIVPLTGRQRGKKRASVSSEIYHGQNAEVNISFLTYLLWVIHFIINTITFDTKLESANANINQSGFSQCFEQNYCFRYAMFITQTIRPTFALIMVILKAMRVSKFLQQLKILLKNQLFRTNVPYYMGKYLVYAFLLVYTIVFWYFTEYRAADQIFFYLNKMVPFILDFFIIALLSVIKKCFQNINIEVRKLTKNFEKGKLQTIMLLHWNLNDLVEEVDGNFAMIILVGLVCTVMEVILLLFYFIETTSRGNVVIRNIIQDIVLLTRIVLLCKAGSDIVQQHNETLVQLERLNRKRAKLLNGSEQSLVCLFCARLRNRISTISCGGYIDINLRFITTIVGFVLMYWIVLIQLNDEHQKKQKS encoded by the exons ATGGCTGCAAAAGATAAACTCGCACAATTTAAGAGCTCTGGAAATCCTGGATATGAGGTGGGCACCGAGTACTTGACACCAATACTGGGCATCAGTGCACTATTTGGAATAGTACCTCTGACTGGAAGACAGAGGGGTAAAAAAAGAGCTTCTGTTTCCAGTGAAATTTATCATGGTCAAA atgcagaaGTCAACATCAGTTTCCTGACTTACTTGCTATGGGTGATTCACTTTATTATCAACACGATTACATTTGATACAAAACTGGAATCAGCAAATGCCAACATCAATCAGTCAGGCTTCTCCCAGTGTTTCGAGCAAAACTACTGCTTTCGATATGCAATGTTCATTACCCAAACGATAAGACCAACTTTTGCTTTGATAATGGTCATACTCAAGGCAATGAGAGTGTCTAAATTTTTACAGCAACTCAAGATCTTATTGAAAAATCAGCTCTTTCGAACGAATGTGCCATATTACATGGGCAAATATTTAGTGTACGCTTTCCTTCTAGTTTACACTATTGTGTTTTGGTACTTCACTGAGTACAGAGCAGCAGATCAAATATTCTTTTATCTGAACAAAATGGTGCCTTTCATTTTGGACTTTTTCATCATCGCACTGCTGTCTGTCATTAAGAAGTGTTTCCAAAACATTAATATAGAGGTTCGGAAGCTgacaaaaaactttgaaaagggAAAGTTACAAACTATAATGTTGTTACACTGGAATTTAAATGACCTGGTTGAAGAGGTTGATGGCAATTTCGCGATGATCATCCTCGTTGGACTCGTTTGCACAGTCATGGAAGTGATTTTgcttttattctattttattgaaACCACCTCAAGAGGTAATGTGGTCATCAGAAATATAATCCAGGATATCGTTCTCTTAACAAGAATAGTTCTGCTTTGCAAAGCAGGGTCTGATATTGTTCAACAG CATAATGAGACACTTGTGCAGCTAGAAAGACTTAATAGGAAAAGAGCAAAACTTTTAAATGGATCGGAGCAGTCGCTT GTTTGTCTATTCTGCGCAAGACTGAGAAATAGAATATCTACTATATCCTGTGGAGGCTATATTGATATTAATCTTCGTTTTATCACCAcg ATTGTTGGTTTTGTTTTAATGTACTGGATTGTGTTGATTCAACTGAACGATGAGCATCAGAAGAAGCAAAAGTCATAA